The Desulfonatronum thioautotrophicum genome includes the window ATCGCGGCGGTCAACGTCGTCTTGCCGTGGTCGATGTGGCCGATGGTGCCAACGTTTACGTGCGGCTTGTTCCGCTCAAATTTTGCCTTGGCCATGTAATCCCCCTACTTCCGCTTGGAAATGATTTCTTCAGCGAGTTGCGCAGGAACTCGCTCGTAATGATCAAACTGCATGCTGTAGCTGGCCCGCCCTTGGGTCATGGAGCGCAGTTGCGTTGCATAGCCGAACATGGAGCTCAACGGAACATGGGCGCGTATGATCTGCGTGCCCTGCCGGGACTCCAAATTGATGATCTTCCCCCTGCGACCATTCACGTCACCCATGACATCACCGAGATAATCCTCAGGGGTGAGGACTTCCACGGACATCACCGGCTCAAGCAGAACCGGCTTGCCCCGGCGACAAGCGTCCTTGAAGCACATGGAGCCGGCGATAAAGAATGCCTGTTCAGAGGAGTCAACCTCGTGGAATGAA containing:
- a CDS encoding GTP-binding protein gives rise to the protein MAKAKFERNKPHVNVGTIGHIDHGKTTLTAA